The Quercus robur chromosome 3, dhQueRobu3.1, whole genome shotgun sequence DNA segment CTATGGATATTTATGTACgtgtaataataaaattaaatagaaaatttatctcAAGTTCAATAaactactttctcaaaaaaaaaaaaaaaaaaaaaaaaagaggatggTTCAAAGAGTTcagatttcaaaataaaatagaacaaTCTGAACAGCCAATAGACAAATTTAGAGAAAACAAAGATTATAGAGGATGGGGGAGTTAATAATATATCTGGCCTCTATGGATGCTTGGATGGATTGATGAGGCGACaacattttaaaacattaattttaagtTAGTATTAACGATTTAAAGAACTCTGTCCAATAGAGTATTCTTAGAACTTAGGAGAATctagttgttatttattttcaaattgcttttaTCTTCTAGTTGAAATTACTTCTAAAGGAAGGATGCTTTCTTAAAGTTAGGAATAAATCTACGGATATTTATGTACgtgtaataataaaattaaatagaaaatttatctcAAGTTCAATAaactactttctcaaaaaaaaaaatatatatatatatatatatatcaataaacTAGTCATCTCAAgagtatttaattaaaatatatattattttataaatattcattATCCATAATTGATCccaaatgattaaattttagGTTCAAAATTAggatgaaatttaaaaaaaaaaaattcaaaaaatcattaacaaaagtttaaaaaatcgTAACAATATTCAGGTTCATATTGCAATGTAATTTTAACAAATCAACAAAGTTATCTTCTCAATAATTCCAATTCAAATCATAATGTTTGCTAAGCCTCCAATACAAAAGGAAAAGGTGGTGACCAAAAAATGTTTAGAATGTGAAACAGTGTGACCATGAAATTGCCTTgcttaatttcaaaaaaataattaattaattaaaaagaaaaaaaaaattgcccgGCTTTATAGTTAAATTggtctatttctttttctcaaaaaaaaaaaaaaaaattggtctatTTCTAAGACAGCCCTCCAATTCCCTACTACTTTTAGTtggatgatttgatttttaaatactACATGTGTTAgatctaaattaaaatttatttgatttttaaataccatgtctatttttttttttttaacttttcaaaaaaataaaagtctaatTTTTTCCGTTTTATAAGGACTATAAATCACCTCAGTAGACGTTTCCTCTTTAAATGgtgcgattttttttttttttttttttggcctgagCACCACTTTTCAATTCTAGCAAGattaccaccgcacacccttgtgcgataatcactccacaagtataattACTTGTAGAGTGTGGGGATAAGGACTGAAATTCAAATATCTAAGAGGGaacttcatacacatatacacttagattatgatagagtaaaatttctatcaattataaaaaataataaaaaaattaaaaaaaattctagacaAGATTGCTTGCTATCATTGAATTTCATATTAGTTTAAATCCCACCTCTTTTGATAATAAACactttttttagaagattatAATAAACACTTGataacacaaaacaaaacaaaagagtgatcaaaaaattcaagaatgaaGTTCCAAACATATTTATGAACAGAAAGAGAATAATGTCTAAAATGCCATGAGATGTACTATCTAACTTTATAAAAACCAGAGAGGGCTCGTGTATAAGCTACGCCtctaatatatatctcataAAGCTACAAAGACAAGTTGGTACAatgaagaaagggaaaagaagtgaagtgaaaaaaaaaaaaaaaaaaaaaaaaaaaaatttaaatttacatttacaatgggaaaagaaaaggaaaaatgtgtAACAAGAAAACAGAAGTATATATTTTCTGGCTGTTGAGCATCAGGCGAGAGAAACagatacaaaaaccaaaacagaaacaaaaaactATTGGTGTGCTTCGTTTGGTAATGTTGGTGGATCCTTCCTAAATACATGCTTTCTGCAGCGTTCAAAAATACTGTCATATATCAGATCAAATTGAACTCCCGCTCTCTCCCGATTCACGATGAACAATATGTGATCAGCTTCCACAATCTTGTAGTACCTGCGTTTAGTTAAAACGTCAGACTCCATCTCTGAGCAGACTCAAAGAAGAAGCATTAAAGCGAAGTCTAAAGATGAAATGCCCACAAGCAGTGGATGGGGAAAAGCAAGTAGAAGTCATTCCGTTTCTTAATAACATAACCTTAAGCAAAAGTATAATAACaatattgaactttcaattttattCCAAGGCATTATGGAAATGGACTATTTACTTGTTTTCTCGATGTTTTGTACATTTCTTTGAGAATTACAACTCTGTCATGAGACTACGGTTGCAGAAACTGATATGGCTGAACTAGCTTCAGCCAGTAACGGTGCATTTGGACACGATTCTAAAATGATTGATCTTGCTATAGTGATCTCTAACGGTTGTTTACAATGCATGTCCAAAAAAGAGCACCATCTCATTATTTTGCAATATATAAATGATTAGCAATGTCATGATCCCCAGCAAGCATATTGCTAGGTGCTAATTACTCCACACTGCCAGACAGTTAAGCCACCTTAATTTACACATATTAGCAATGGAAGTAATCTCTTTTACATCCAATTTATAAATTCTTAGAAAATGTACACCATGATAGTTAAGTTCTGTATGATATGAATTGGCTTAAAACTGAAGCCGgatgtcaaattttttgaatttcaaacaaGTTTGAAACTTTGGGTGAAAGATTTGTCTATGAAAATTACCATTTTGTATCTAGTATTGTTAATAGTGTATGCAAGAAACAATCAAAATCGAATTTCCCAAAATCAAGCTCTGTGGCCCAAACAGTAAATAGGATTTTATTAGTAACTGTGTTAGGTAAACAATTTTGTTACTAAGAAGCATGACTTACCAGATGCCTGGTTGCAGTGGTTGACACTCTGAATCATTTTCAACAAAACAACTTGGATGTTCAATTGGAAGACGAGGGTGAGTCATGTATGCTGTGTTGAGGGCTCCATCATTGTCCTGCCAATCTTCATCCCTGAACAAGCATTTATAAAACACAAATTAGTTATTACTAAAGTAAtagtcatttttgtttttcagaTATCAAATTCAGCACTTGCTCCAAAATGAAAActttaatttcttgatttaCACAAAATCTTACATATAAAAGAGGATACCACCATctgtatttttcaaattctagAGATTTAATCATTACAGAAAAGGACAAACTAATTAATAGTGGTAGTGTCACACTTGATTAGGATATTGACAGAGAGAAATTCAGTAAATGATCCAAACTTATATAGTCAAAATCATTTGTCAAAATAAAAACCTCAAGTAATTGGAGAACAGGTACTAGATAATAAGTAGATACAAGAACACATGCATTTTAATAAATACCTGTAGCCTTTATAAGGGGGAGAGACATCAGGAGGATGACGCCATTGGCTCATCTGCAATACTCTTATAAATAGCAATGGGTGGATGCCAAGTATGCTAGAAGGAACTGTGATGCCTAAGATCTTCCTAGTACGCTCGGTAGCATAGCTGAAGTAGAATGTATTGGGAAAGGTATTTAGATGGCGGTTGAGTTGCATGGCCCCTTGAATTGAAAGATCTGGGAGGATCCAATCCCCTGAAGAAAATGGGCCTGAATTCCCCAAGAGGCCATGAACAAGACCCCTAAAACCAATTTTCCTCCACGACATGTTGAAgtgatcaaacccaaaattgtAATATGCCTTGAGCCAGGGAATGTCAAACCAATCATATATTATCACTCCTATGCGGCACACTTGTATCAGACTTATAGGTTTCATGGTTCTCCCATCCTCTGGCCTGGAACAAGTTCAAACCACCTTCACAAGTTAGGCGTAGGGAAATTTTTTAATGCAGGGAAAATCAGGAAAAAACTagtcaaaatatataatagcaTAATTTGCCAACAATTATAACCATgatccaactttacatacaaAAATGAAACTAGCTTTGATGTAT contains these protein-coding regions:
- the LOC126718431 gene encoding uncharacterized protein LOC126718431, producing the protein MIRWWVLSLQLAELFVSSMVHMLYGFYIFSSAVAGDLSQALNECLFKANNTNVVVKEDVPKGTSTNVDSLPPIVLVHGIFGFGKGRLGGLSYFAGAEKKDERVLVPDLGSLTSIYDRARELFYYLKGGQVDYGEEHSKACGHSQFGRVYEQGNYPEWDEDHPIHFVGHSAGAQVVRLLQQMLTDKAFEGYENTSEKWVLSITALSGAFNGTTRTYLDGMQPEDGRTMKPISLIQVCRIGVIIYDWFDIPWLKAYYNFGFDHFNMSWRKIGFRGLVHGLLGNSGPFSSGDWILPDLSIQGAMQLNRHLNTFPNTFYFSYATERTRKILGITVPSSILGIHPLLFIRVLQMSQWRHPPDVSPPYKGYRDEDWQDNDGALNTAYMTHPRLPIEHPSCFVENDSECQPLQPGIWYYKIVEADHILFIVNRERAGVQFDLIYDSIFERCRKHVFRKDPPTLPNEAHQ